Genomic segment of candidate division TA06 bacterium:
AGGTTTTATGGGGGTTGAGAGGAAAATTGGTTGGGAGCCGAGAATAGTTGCTTTTACATGCGACTGGGGCCCATGTTCGGCAGGTGAACTTGCAGGGGTTAAGGGAATTGAGTACCCTACGAACGTGAGCATAATAAGCTTGCCCTGCTCTTGCAGGCTCACCCCTGCGATACTACTCGGGGCTTTTCGAACTGGAGTTGATGGCGTGCTTTTTACGGGTTGCCAGATGGGCGATTGCCACTACGTCTCCGGCAACGAGGAAGCAAAGAAGGTTTATGAGACTACCTGTAGGCTTATGAAAGCTCTGGGGCTCGATCCAAAAAGGTTGAAGCAGGAGTGGGTATCTGCCGAGGAAGGGGAGAGGTTCGCCAGACTGATGGCCGAGTTCACGGAAGAAATCAGGAGCCTGGGTCACAACCCCATAAGGGTGGCAGGAGTAAGAGCCTAATGAACGTCGAACAGATAGTCAAGGATACAAAGACCCAACTCTGTTACGACTGCACAGTGTGTACTGGAAGTTGTCCTGTGGCCAGGACGAGGCCCCAATTTTCTCCCCGTCTCACTGTGAGGCGAACCATCTTGGGAAAAGAGAAAGCCGTCATCGCTGATCCAGAACTATGGTCGTGTCTTACGTGCGGGACCTGTTCCAGCAGATGTCCGCAGGAGGTTGATTTCATAGGCTTCATCAGGAGAATGAGAACTGAAGCCATAAAAAACGCAAACGAGGCGATTCCATCCCACGACGGCCTCATGCAGATTATGGCTGAGATACAATCGAGCGCCATCGCCCAGTCAAAACATTTCTGGGTGGAAGAAGGCTTGAGAACCAGGAAACAGGGTGCCGACCTGCTCTACGCCGGTTGCTTGCCTTTCTACGGGATAGTCTTTGAGGAGTATGGCCTCGATCTTCTGAAGATTCTGAATGATGCGGTAAAGGTGCTGAACATGATGGGCATAGAACCGGCCCTGAGTGAGGAGGAGAGATGTTGCGGCCACGACCAGTTCTGGAGGGGGGAATTCGGCAAGTTCAAGCGTCTGGGTGAATTGAATATCGAAGCATTCAAGAAGTGCGGAGCAGAAAGGGTCATATTTCTGTGCCCGGAAGGATATGAAATAGTGAAAAAGGAATACCCGAAGCACTTCGGCGAACTGCCGTTCAAACCAGTTCACATAACGGAAGTAATAGAAGAGAACTTGGATTCCTTTTCCTTCAAAGAGATGGAAAAGAAGATTACTTACCACGACTCGTGCAGAATGGGCAGGTTTCTTGGACTCTATGATACTCCCAGAAAGATAATATCTTCGATACCGAAGTTGGAGCTTGTGGAGATGGACAGGAACAGAGCCAATTCTGTTTGTTGCGGAACGTCAGGTTGGATCAACTGCTTCAACTGCTCCAAACAGATTCAGACTGAAAGGTTGAATCAGGCAAGGGGGACTGGCGCGGATCTGCTGGTGACCAGTTGCCCGAAGTGTCAGATACACTTCAGATGTGCAATGAGAGGTGGGTCACCTGAGATAGAGATGATGGACATTGTCTCTCTGGTCGCCTCTGCGCTCCAATAGGAGGATAGTTCTTGGTCAAAGAAGCTCTCATAGTTGGTGGTGGAGTAGCCGGGATACAGGCATCTCTTGACCTGGCTGGCATGGGGGTGAAGGTCCACATCGCCGAAAAGACTCCGAGTATCGGGGGAAAAATGGCACAGCTTGACAAGACCTTCCCTACCAACGACTGCTCCATATGAATACTCGCACCTAAGATGATAGATGCCGGTCGGCATCCAAACATCGAACTGCTCACTTTGAGCGAAGTGGTGGGCCTCGAAGGTGAGCCGGGCAGCTTTACTGCCACTGTTTTGAAACATCCACGGTATGTGGATGAGTCCAAATGCACGGCGTGCGGAGACTGTTGGGCCAAATGCCCGTACAAGGCTGATGACGCATTCGATCTTAGTCTGCGCAAGAGGAAAGCGGTATACATATATTTCCCACAGGGTGTTCCCGCCTGTGCAACCATAGATGCTGAAAGCTGCCAGTACTTCAAGACAGGCAAATGCAAGGTCTGTGAGAAAGTGTGTAAAAGGGAAGCGATAAGGTTCGATGATAAGGAAGAGAAGTTGAAGCTCAATGTAGGCGCGGTCATTGTGGCCACAGGCTTTGAACCGTACCCAGCAGAGAAGGTCTCCCAGTTTGGGTTTGGCAGGTATCCAAACGTGATAACCTCGATGCAGTTCGAGAGGATGTCCAATGCGAGCGGACCTACTGAGGGCAA
This window contains:
- a CDS encoding hydrogenase iron-sulfur subunit — its product is MGVERKIGWEPRIVAFTCDWGPCSAGELAGVKGIEYPTNVSIISLPCSCRLTPAILLGAFRTGVDGVLFTGCQMGDCHYVSGNEEAKKVYETTCRLMKALGLDPKRLKQEWVSAEEGERFARLMAEFTEEIRSLGHNPIRVAGVRA
- a CDS encoding (Fe-S)-binding protein; the protein is MNVEQIVKDTKTQLCYDCTVCTGSCPVARTRPQFSPRLTVRRTILGKEKAVIADPELWSCLTCGTCSSRCPQEVDFIGFIRRMRTEAIKNANEAIPSHDGLMQIMAEIQSSAIAQSKHFWVEEGLRTRKQGADLLYAGCLPFYGIVFEEYGLDLLKILNDAVKVLNMMGIEPALSEEERCCGHDQFWRGEFGKFKRLGELNIEAFKKCGAERVIFLCPEGYEIVKKEYPKHFGELPFKPVHITEVIEENLDSFSFKEMEKKITYHDSCRMGRFLGLYDTPRKIISSIPKLELVEMDRNRANSVCCGTSGWINCFNCSKQIQTERLNQARGTGADLLVTSCPKCQIHFRCAMRGGSPEIEMMDIVSLVASALQ
- a CDS encoding FAD-dependent oxidoreductase; amino-acid sequence: MVKEALIVGGGVAGIQASLDLAGMGVKVHIAEKTPSIGGKMAQLDKTFPTNDCSI